A single Lacerta agilis isolate rLacAgi1 chromosome 10, rLacAgi1.pri, whole genome shotgun sequence DNA region contains:
- the TMEM213 gene encoding transmembrane protein 213, translated as MDPLTWIAVAILLLSSACQNSLSKVTDGHSSNSSDLCPHVNFCSEASRCCQFGVDEYGWIAAAVGWSLWFLTLILLCIDKLVKLRPDEPKYLEA; from the exons ATGGATCCGCTGACATGGATTGCTGTTGCCATCCTCTTGCTGTCCTCAGCTTGCCAGAATTCGCTTTCGAAAG TGACTGACGGAcactcttccaactcttcagacTTATGTCCTC ATGTCAATTTCTGCTCagaggcctccagatgttgtcagttTGGAGTGGATGAATATGGTTGGATTGCTGCAGCTGTCGGGTGGAGTCTCTGGTTCCTCACCCTTATCCTTCTCTGCATTGATAAACTCGTGAAGCTCAGACCTGATGAACCCAAATATTTGGAAGCATGA